Proteins from one Malaya genurostris strain Urasoe2022 chromosome 2, Malgen_1.1, whole genome shotgun sequence genomic window:
- the LOC131430865 gene encoding carbohydrate sulfotransferase 11-like, which produces MIKAVPAALEHGLSSHCHDQHAKSYHHQHQQQHPQHKRRKMSLLTLKFNRRRCYLFLKLLLLFVVFGLYFVLLLRESMTAFATIRNKNGAKSEVQHKPPANGKPIRSGRNNNLIKHRSNNHKQQLTAPNSSKDQMIAMTTNHSTLNPVYEYSEEMNAAAEAEFNERRSLLWNVCAEHRIIGKYTPNAWEFFISPGHGLAWCSVFKAASSTWMYYFNLLGGYDSHFLQRTRASPIDLARRRFPRPHTSELNDHLSNTISFLIVREPFERLVSAYRDKLEGSRNKYYKLLGEQIVLKFRKKKNADRFIQKLPKGPTFREFLEFLVSHYKSGGRFDEHWSPIYSFCTPCSINFTLIAKVESFQRDSEYIIRQAGLETLLLNKLPRNKSRAIANRSTSNTKALLARYFSQIDERLLTDVLEIYQLDFELFGYNSTKYYSYVQETVDEEQQN; this is translated from the exons ATGATCAAAGCAGTACCGGCAGCACTGGAGCACGGATTGTCCAGTCACTGCCATGACCAGCATGCAAAGTCCTACCACCACCAGCACCAGCAGCAGCACCCCCAACACAAACGGCGTAAGATGAGCCTATTGACGCTCAAGTTCAACCGAAGGCGATGCTATCTCTTTCTGAAGTTGCTACTGCTGTTTGTCGTGTTTGGACTGTACTTTGTGCTGCTGCTGCGAGAATCGATGACGGCATTTGCCACCATTCGGAACAAAAATGGCGCGAAAAGTGAAGTG CAACACAAACCTCCGGCAAATGGAAAACCGATACGGTCGGGTCGTAACAACAATCTTATCAAGCATCGATCGAACAACCATAAACAGCAGCTGACAGCACCGAACTCTTCCAAAGATCAGATGATTGCGATGACCACAAACCACTCGACCCTGAACCCAGTTTACGAATACTCGGAGGAAATGAATGCCGCAGCCGAGGCGGAATTCAACGAGCGCCGTTCGTTGCTGTGGAATGTGTGCGCCGAACATCGGATCATCGGAAAGTATACACCAAATGCTTGGGAGTTCTTCATCTCACCCGGCCATGGTCTGGCGTGGTGTAGCGTTTTCAAGGCAGCAAGCAGTACATGGATGTATTATTTTAATCTTTTAG GAGGATATGATTCCCATTTCCTGCAACGGACGAGAGCATCACCAATAGACCTGGCCCGTAGACGGTTTCCCCGACCACATACCTCCGAGTTGAACGACCATTTGTCAAACACGATATCCTTTTTGATAGTACGTGAGCCCTTCGAACGCCTGGTTTCCGCTTACAGGGACAAACTGGAAGGATCTCGGAACAAGTACTACAAACTGCTTGGTGAGCAGATTGTTTTAAAGTTTAGAAAAAAGAAGAATGCAGACAGGTTCATACAG AAACTACCAAAAGGACCAACCTTTCGTGAGTTCCTCGAGTTTCTTGTGAGCCACTACAAGAGTGGTGGACGCTTTGATGAACACTGGAGTCCAATTTATTCCTTCTGTACGCCCTGCAGCATCAACTTCACTCTGATAGCAAAGGTGGAAAGTTTCCAACGCGACAGTGAATACATCATACGACAGGCTGGACTTGAAACACTACTACTGAATAAACTCCCACGTAATAAATCGCGGGCTATTGCGAATCGTTCCACAAGCAATACCAAAGCTCTTCTAGCGAG ATACTTTTCCCAAATTGACGAGCGACTGTTGACGGATGTT